One Mycolicibacterium goodii genomic region harbors:
- a CDS encoding lytic transglycosylase domain-containing protein has translation MSPVRWLRAVAVIAATALLMASSCSWQLGTPIPEGVPPPPGDPVPKIDTYAKGRPADQLHEWAEERAPALGIPVNALEAYAYAARVAEVENPNCNLAWTTLAGIGQVESHHGTYRGAMIAPNGDVSPPIRGVLLDGTAGNMHIPDTDGGLLDGDDQLDRAMGPMQFIPETWGHFGVDANNDGKVDPDNFDDAALSAAGLLCWYGKNLSDPRGWMRALRAYNYSDQYARAVRDWATAYAAGHAL, from the coding sequence GTGTCGCCAGTTCGTTGGCTGCGGGCTGTCGCGGTGATTGCAGCGACAGCACTGCTGATGGCTTCCAGCTGTTCGTGGCAGCTCGGCACCCCGATCCCCGAAGGTGTGCCGCCTCCTCCGGGTGATCCGGTGCCCAAGATCGACACCTACGCCAAGGGCCGGCCGGCCGACCAGCTGCACGAGTGGGCGGAGGAGCGGGCCCCCGCGCTGGGCATCCCCGTCAACGCGCTGGAGGCCTACGCCTACGCCGCGCGGGTGGCCGAGGTGGAGAACCCGAACTGCAACCTGGCGTGGACGACGCTGGCCGGTATCGGCCAGGTGGAGAGCCACCACGGCACCTACCGCGGCGCGATGATCGCGCCGAACGGCGACGTCAGCCCACCGATCCGGGGCGTCCTGCTCGACGGCACGGCGGGCAACATGCACATCCCCGACACCGACGGCGGCCTGCTCGACGGCGACGATCAGCTGGACCGGGCGATGGGGCCGATGCAGTTCATTCCCGAGACCTGGGGTCACTTCGGCGTCGACGCCAACAACGACGGCAAGGTCGACCCCGACAACTTCGACGACGCCGCCTTGTCGGCGGCCGGGCTGCTGTGCTGGTACGGCAAGAATCTCTCGGATCCCCGCGGCTGGATGCGGGCGCTGCGCGCCTACAACTACTCCGACCAGTACGCCCGTGCCGTGCGGGACTGGGCCACCGCCTACGCCGCCGGTCACGCCCTCTGA
- a CDS encoding PE-PPE domain-containing protein, giving the protein MAKHRRKKITKATVVGTAIAATLGVAITPTVANAVSSDTYFIGFPDWLPIGGSNTVDADADAIYQAILGSKDTSPLVGWGTGGVTLDPKWVQWYNPNLGGLNLGNIDLGDLSTGDLADLLTKMDLGELTNSDNDQYYTPPKWGQTGTKEVMVDNPEYQEAFEAALAQVMQEDREAILAADKINLTISYTVPQPSWWTEKKKILFVEYSLEGIFGAWGDQKIGGQPLSAPISTSVTVDNPFKGDPEKLDEFLETGVYHGTYPVVVNPAQTLGLQRPSFIPASTWNSWFKPINVGDVDYTFDRSKFGLPGASWEERAEDMIDPTIPKQITETQPVFGWLPGGWTTTTYGQWVSPTDQLAALANLDLGALAGLADGDVDLTALAGLANLSPQTIAYLLSGDLGFLAPLLNWTLYAQNINLIAYGDGAIATGEAYRRFIEAVKSGEIEAGKPLTDGRYIVIKTDENGNPILQVVNHSTGNGGLDDIIVSYPLPGDLEFPDMPVDANGNPLYPEYTETPGGVIDVTLMTLALLRNPGRPNGGLYARFAPIYQELTGINPVSPEREDVLYGLPDDTVTKLLKGDVSGVGLNDVNDLLVFLNAADGKPMVITIKADATWEYDLLSDAPVTANPIAWANSVASSMLVLTYGAELVNLATNREGGVGVVAYQVPEGQYDAGSFYATLTTDGLPLLAPARLVAGLLSAATGEDVNTPLADALEPVLKLLVNTSYTDAVRNEDGTWTRTLDQMHVPTLFGTQTLTRQQAALLAGDILAEFGKGVGAEYTDVVERIAARVVKFLEDNDIKVPTEIKEAAATLATDPGKIIQTVSREVGAGVSTVLGAVDAKLPETPAPTQEQLAEGQREVGKVLAAANEANEGALLEGAKEATAFINDPIGPVLKAGKDIESKVTKRVTKTQNSLAKAQVRAGKVAEKLQKGDLKGAVKQVGENVQNRVDRLKKDIDNGVKKITGKDKTKSTNSSTESDKSGSED; this is encoded by the coding sequence ATGGCCAAGCATCGCCGTAAGAAGATCACCAAGGCTACGGTTGTCGGGACGGCGATCGCCGCCACCCTGGGTGTGGCGATCACCCCGACCGTTGCGAACGCGGTCTCCAGCGACACGTACTTCATCGGTTTCCCGGACTGGCTGCCTATCGGTGGTTCCAACACCGTCGATGCCGACGCCGACGCGATCTACCAAGCGATCCTCGGGTCGAAAGACACGAGCCCGCTTGTGGGTTGGGGAACAGGCGGAGTGACGCTCGACCCGAAGTGGGTTCAGTGGTACAACCCCAACCTCGGTGGACTGAACCTGGGGAACATCGACCTTGGCGATCTGTCCACGGGCGATCTGGCAGATCTGCTGACCAAGATGGATCTCGGTGAGCTCACGAACTCGGACAATGACCAGTACTACACGCCGCCGAAGTGGGGCCAAACCGGCACCAAAGAGGTGATGGTCGACAACCCGGAGTACCAGGAAGCCTTCGAGGCGGCGCTCGCTCAGGTCATGCAAGAGGACCGCGAGGCGATCCTGGCGGCGGACAAGATCAATCTCACGATCTCGTACACGGTGCCGCAACCGAGTTGGTGGACGGAGAAAAAGAAGATCCTCTTCGTGGAATACAGCCTTGAGGGCATCTTCGGCGCGTGGGGTGATCAGAAGATCGGTGGCCAGCCGCTGTCTGCGCCAATCTCGACCTCCGTCACCGTCGACAATCCGTTCAAGGGCGATCCCGAGAAGCTCGATGAGTTCCTCGAAACCGGCGTGTACCACGGCACATATCCCGTCGTGGTGAACCCCGCCCAAACTCTGGGACTGCAGCGGCCGTCGTTCATCCCGGCCAGCACCTGGAATTCGTGGTTCAAGCCGATCAACGTCGGCGATGTCGACTACACCTTCGACCGCTCCAAGTTCGGATTGCCCGGCGCCAGTTGGGAAGAGCGCGCTGAAGACATGATCGACCCGACCATTCCAAAGCAGATCACCGAGACCCAACCCGTGTTCGGCTGGCTGCCCGGCGGGTGGACCACCACCACGTACGGGCAGTGGGTGTCGCCCACCGATCAGCTTGCCGCACTGGCGAACCTGGATCTGGGCGCCCTGGCCGGTCTGGCTGACGGCGACGTCGACCTGACGGCCCTCGCCGGCCTGGCGAACCTGTCCCCCCAAACGATCGCCTACCTCCTGTCGGGTGACCTGGGTTTCCTTGCGCCGCTGCTGAACTGGACACTGTACGCCCAGAACATCAACCTGATCGCGTACGGTGACGGGGCCATCGCCACCGGTGAGGCGTACCGCCGCTTCATCGAGGCCGTGAAGAGCGGTGAGATCGAGGCCGGCAAGCCGCTGACCGACGGCCGCTACATCGTCATCAAGACCGACGAGAACGGCAACCCGATCCTGCAGGTGGTGAACCACAGCACGGGCAACGGGGGCCTCGACGACATCATCGTGTCCTACCCGCTGCCAGGCGACCTCGAGTTCCCGGACATGCCGGTCGACGCCAACGGGAACCCGCTGTACCCCGAGTACACCGAAACTCCCGGCGGCGTCATCGATGTCACGCTCATGACGCTGGCACTGCTGCGGAACCCGGGCCGGCCGAACGGCGGTCTCTACGCCCGGTTCGCACCGATCTACCAGGAACTCACCGGAATCAACCCGGTCAGCCCTGAGCGCGAGGACGTCCTGTACGGCTTGCCGGACGACACCGTCACCAAGTTGCTGAAAGGCGACGTGTCAGGCGTCGGACTCAACGACGTGAACGACCTGTTGGTCTTCCTGAACGCCGCCGACGGCAAGCCCATGGTGATCACGATCAAGGCCGACGCCACCTGGGAATACGACCTGCTCTCCGACGCTCCGGTGACCGCCAACCCGATCGCGTGGGCCAACTCGGTCGCGTCGTCGATGTTGGTCCTCACCTACGGCGCCGAGCTGGTCAACCTGGCGACCAACCGCGAGGGTGGCGTCGGGGTGGTCGCCTACCAGGTTCCCGAGGGCCAATACGACGCGGGCAGCTTCTACGCGACGCTGACCACCGACGGTCTTCCGCTGCTGGCGCCGGCACGCCTGGTCGCCGGATTACTCAGCGCCGCAACGGGTGAGGACGTGAACACTCCTCTCGCCGACGCGCTGGAGCCGGTGCTCAAGTTGCTGGTGAACACCAGCTACACGGATGCCGTGCGCAACGAGGACGGCACGTGGACACGCACGCTCGACCAGATGCACGTCCCGACGCTGTTCGGCACCCAGACCCTCACACGTCAACAGGCCGCCCTGCTGGCCGGGGACATCCTCGCCGAGTTCGGCAAGGGCGTTGGCGCGGAGTACACCGACGTGGTCGAGCGGATCGCCGCACGTGTCGTGAAGTTCTTGGAGGACAACGACATCAAGGTGCCCACCGAGATCAAGGAGGCCGCGGCCACGCTCGCGACGGATCCGGGCAAGATCATCCAGACGGTCAGCCGTGAGGTGGGCGCCGGGGTCAGCACGGTCCTCGGCGCGGTCGACGCCAAGCTGCCCGAAACCCCGGCACCCACGCAGGAGCAGTTGGCCGAGGGCCAGCGTGAGGTCGGCAAGGTTCTGGCGGCGGCCAACGAGGCCAACGAAGGGGCACTGCTCGAGGGCGCCAAAGAAGCCACTGCCTTCATCAACGACCCGATCGGCCCGGTCCTCAAGGCAGGCAAGGACATCGAGTCGAAGGTGACCAAACGGGTCACCAAGACTCAGAACAGCCTCGCCAAGGCACAGGTCCGAGCCGGTAAGGTCGCCGAGAAGCTGCAGAAGGGCGACCTCAAGGGCGCCGTCAAGCAGGTCGGTGAGAATGTGCAGAACCGCGTTGATCGCCTGAAGAAGGACATCGACAACGGGGTCAAGAAGATCACCGGCAAGGACAAGACGAAGAGCACGAACAGCAGCACCGAGTCCGACAAGAGCGGCAGCGAAGACTAG
- a CDS encoding FtsB family cell division protein — protein sequence MPDPKRPDPRRRSPASRPGKPGKNGEANRPGASQARRRAAEGRPAPIEQAPDESVTKAIAVQAQQQAELQSEQRFGSAARRAAILAAVVCVLTLTIAGPVRTYFAQRTEMKQLKASEEQLRAQIAELEQQKVKLADPVYIAAQARERLGFVMPGDTPFQVQLPPDAVVTHEPEPEKPGATVPAGQPWYTSLWHTIADQPHGVTPTIAPAPPAPPAPGDPAPTPPAPGG from the coding sequence ATGCCCGACCCGAAACGGCCTGATCCGAGGCGACGGTCCCCGGCCTCCCGACCTGGGAAGCCGGGGAAGAACGGCGAGGCCAACCGGCCGGGGGCGTCGCAGGCACGACGCCGGGCGGCCGAGGGCCGGCCCGCGCCGATCGAGCAGGCACCTGACGAGTCGGTCACGAAAGCCATTGCGGTACAGGCACAACAGCAGGCCGAGCTGCAGTCCGAGCAGCGGTTCGGTTCGGCGGCGCGACGGGCGGCCATCCTGGCCGCCGTCGTGTGCGTGCTGACGCTGACGATCGCCGGGCCGGTGCGCACGTATTTCGCGCAGCGGACCGAGATGAAGCAACTGAAAGCGAGCGAGGAGCAATTGCGCGCCCAGATCGCCGAGCTCGAGCAGCAGAAGGTGAAGCTGGCCGACCCGGTCTACATCGCGGCCCAGGCCAGGGAGCGGCTCGGTTTCGTGATGCCCGGTGACACCCCGTTCCAGGTTCAACTGCCCCCCGACGCCGTCGTGACCCATGAACCGGAACCCGAGAAGCCCGGTGCGACGGTGCCCGCGGGACAGCCCTGGTACACGTCGTTGTGGCACACGATCGCCGATCAGCCACACGGGGTCACGCCCACGATCGCGCCCGCACCGCCGGCACCACCCGCCCCGGGTGATCCGGCGCCGACCCCACCCGCTCCCGGTGGTTGA
- a CDS encoding nucleoside triphosphate pyrophosphohydrolase yields the protein MIVVLVDPRRPSLVPVDAVEFLTGDVQYTEEMPVKVPWSLPSARPAYDGEDAPVLLSSDPEHPVVKSRLAAGDRLIAAPTPQPGERLVDAVALMDKLRTSGPWESEQTHDSLRRYLLEETYELFDAVRSGNADELREELGDVLLQVLFHARIAEDAPQHPFSIDDVADALVRKLGNRVPAVLAGESISLDEQLAQWEERKAQEKKVKARASSMDDVPTGQPALALAQKVLARVAQAGLPADLIPASLTSVTVSADTDAENELRSAVLEFMDTVRQVEADVAAGRRGEDVPEELDVAPLGVISEEEWRAYWPGAVEESSASEASESSESEGESEE from the coding sequence ATGATCGTCGTCCTGGTGGATCCGCGCCGTCCCTCCCTGGTACCGGTCGACGCCGTCGAGTTCCTCACCGGCGATGTCCAGTACACCGAGGAGATGCCGGTCAAGGTGCCGTGGTCGCTGCCATCGGCGCGGCCGGCCTACGACGGCGAGGACGCTCCCGTCCTGCTGTCCTCCGATCCCGAACATCCAGTGGTCAAGTCGCGCTTGGCCGCCGGTGATCGGCTGATCGCCGCGCCCACTCCGCAGCCCGGGGAGCGTCTCGTCGACGCGGTCGCGCTGATGGACAAGCTGCGCACCTCCGGGCCGTGGGAGAGCGAGCAGACCCACGACTCGCTGCGCCGCTACCTGCTCGAGGAAACCTACGAGTTGTTCGACGCGGTTCGCAGCGGCAACGCCGACGAACTCCGTGAGGAACTCGGCGACGTCCTGCTGCAGGTCCTGTTCCACGCGCGCATCGCCGAAGACGCCCCGCAGCATCCGTTCAGCATCGACGATGTGGCCGATGCGCTGGTGCGCAAACTCGGCAATCGCGTGCCCGCGGTCCTTGCCGGCGAATCCATCTCCCTCGATGAGCAGCTCGCGCAGTGGGAGGAACGCAAGGCGCAGGAGAAAAAGGTCAAGGCACGCGCGTCGTCGATGGACGATGTGCCCACCGGTCAGCCCGCGCTGGCGCTGGCGCAGAAAGTCCTTGCGCGCGTCGCACAGGCCGGTCTGCCCGCGGATCTGATTCCTGCCTCGCTCACGTCGGTCACCGTATCGGCCGATACCGACGCCGAGAACGAACTCCGTTCTGCCGTGCTCGAATTCATGGATACCGTGCGGCAGGTCGAGGCCGATGTCGCTGCCGGCCGCCGGGGTGAGGATGTCCCCGAGGAACTCGACGTCGCTCCGCTCGGCGTGATCTCCGAGGAGGAGTGGCGGGCGTATTGGCCTGGTGCGGTTGAGGAGTCGTCTGCGTCGGAAGCCTCTGAGTCCTCGGAGTCGGAAGGCGAGTCCGAAGAGTAG
- the efeO gene encoding iron uptake system protein EfeO — MMPAAKTGVAAAAAVLAGFSLAGCQAKESATSGDTAGGEKANQITVEASDTECKLSGTEAATGPSTFVVTNTGNKVTEFYVYGEGERVMGEVENISPGLKRQLIVQLTQPGTYQTSCRPGMVGDGIRGDFVVTGEAVQIDTEGKFKEAADSYKRYVNSQTDALVPAVEEFVAAIKAKDVEKAKSLYPTSRIYYERIEPVAESFPNDLDPRIDLREADLEPGQKWTGFHRLEKDLWVSGLQPDTDAIADQLVADVKELDAGVKAPDFTIDSTQIAGGAQGLLDEISISKITGEEDIFSHTDLWDFRANVEGSQTAVASVRPILDERNPDLGKRVDQRFADVEALLEKYRQGDGFVSYDKVTEPERQELSRAIDALSKEVSQVQGVIAQQ, encoded by the coding sequence ATGATGCCTGCCGCCAAGACAGGAGTTGCCGCCGCAGCGGCCGTCCTTGCCGGGTTCTCGCTCGCCGGCTGCCAGGCCAAGGAGAGCGCCACGAGCGGCGACACCGCAGGCGGCGAGAAGGCCAACCAGATCACCGTCGAGGCATCCGACACCGAGTGCAAGCTCTCGGGCACCGAGGCCGCGACCGGACCCAGCACGTTCGTCGTCACCAACACCGGGAACAAGGTCACCGAGTTCTACGTGTACGGCGAGGGCGAGCGCGTCATGGGTGAGGTCGAGAACATCTCCCCCGGTCTCAAGCGTCAGCTCATCGTGCAGCTCACCCAGCCTGGCACCTACCAGACCTCCTGCCGCCCCGGCATGGTCGGCGACGGCATCCGCGGCGACTTCGTCGTCACCGGCGAGGCCGTGCAGATCGACACCGAGGGCAAGTTCAAGGAGGCCGCCGACAGCTACAAGCGCTACGTCAACAGCCAGACCGACGCGCTGGTCCCGGCCGTCGAGGAGTTCGTCGCCGCGATCAAGGCCAAGGACGTCGAGAAGGCCAAGTCGCTGTACCCGACCTCGCGCATCTACTACGAGCGCATCGAGCCCGTCGCCGAGTCGTTCCCCAACGACCTCGACCCGCGCATCGACCTGCGGGAGGCCGACCTGGAGCCCGGCCAGAAGTGGACCGGGTTCCACCGCCTGGAGAAGGATCTGTGGGTCTCGGGTCTGCAGCCCGACACCGACGCCATCGCCGATCAGCTCGTGGCCGACGTCAAGGAACTCGACGCCGGTGTGAAGGCGCCCGATTTCACGATCGACTCGACCCAGATCGCCGGTGGCGCACAGGGTCTGCTCGACGAGATCTCGATCAGCAAGATCACCGGTGAAGAGGACATCTTCAGCCACACCGACCTGTGGGACTTCCGGGCCAACGTGGAGGGCTCGCAGACCGCGGTGGCCTCGGTGCGCCCGATCCTCGACGAGCGCAATCCCGACCTGGGCAAGCGCGTGGACCAGCGCTTCGCGGATGTGGAAGCGCTGCTGGAGAAGTATCGTCAAGGCGACGGTTTTGTCTCCTACGACAAGGTGACCGAACCGGAACGCCAAGAGCTCTCGCGTGCCATCGACGCGCTGAGCAAAGAGGTGAGCCAGGTGCAAGGTGTCATCGCCCAGCAGTGA
- the efeU gene encoding iron uptake transporter permease EfeU: MTTITDVPTSILAASNITSQLLGSGLIGLREGLEAAIVVSILVAFLVKSERRDALKWVWLGVSCAIAVTVTVFLVIQFGENTISGLGAEAIAGIASLLAVIIVTSMVLWMKKAAASISSELRSGLAQALETGGPAVALLAFLAVGREGVETALFMVGYAEAETLWPLTGLIIGVLIAVAIAYGMYAGAVRLDLAKFFTYTGVFLVVVAAGILAYATKALQTVGWLPGLGTKAFDVSHGWGWFDWSAWYGEAIQGVFNIDPTPTVLQFVAWLAYIVIVLALFLKPGRASADTSSEPTVDPEATTTSERSTT, translated from the coding sequence ATGACAACCATCACGGACGTTCCGACCAGCATACTGGCCGCATCCAACATCACATCGCAGCTGCTCGGAAGCGGCTTGATCGGCCTGCGCGAGGGTCTCGAAGCCGCGATCGTGGTCTCGATCCTCGTCGCTTTCCTGGTCAAATCCGAGCGAAGGGACGCCCTCAAATGGGTGTGGCTGGGAGTTAGCTGTGCGATCGCTGTGACCGTCACGGTGTTCCTCGTCATCCAGTTCGGCGAGAACACCATCAGTGGGCTCGGGGCGGAGGCCATCGCCGGGATCGCGTCGCTTCTGGCCGTCATCATCGTCACCTCGATGGTGCTGTGGATGAAGAAGGCCGCGGCCTCCATCTCCAGCGAGTTGCGCAGTGGGCTCGCGCAGGCACTGGAGACGGGCGGGCCCGCGGTCGCGCTGCTGGCGTTCCTCGCGGTCGGCCGTGAAGGCGTCGAGACGGCGCTGTTCATGGTCGGCTACGCCGAGGCCGAGACACTGTGGCCGCTGACCGGGCTGATCATCGGCGTGCTCATCGCGGTCGCGATCGCCTACGGCATGTACGCCGGCGCCGTGCGGCTCGACCTCGCCAAGTTCTTCACCTACACGGGCGTCTTCCTGGTCGTGGTGGCCGCCGGGATCCTGGCCTACGCCACCAAGGCGTTGCAGACCGTCGGTTGGCTGCCCGGCCTGGGCACCAAGGCGTTCGACGTCAGCCACGGCTGGGGCTGGTTCGACTGGTCCGCCTGGTACGGCGAGGCCATCCAGGGCGTCTTCAACATCGATCCCACGCCGACCGTGCTGCAGTTCGTGGCGTGGCTGGCGTACATCGTCATCGTGCTCGCGCTGTTCCTGAAGCCGGGCCGCGCGTCCGCCGATACGTCCTCCGAGCCGACCGTCGACCCGGAGGCAACCACCACATCCGAAAGGTCGACCACGTGA
- the eno gene encoding phosphopyruvate hydratase, whose protein sequence is MPIIEQVGAREILDSRGNPTVEVEVALTDGTFARAAVPSGASTGEHEAVELRDGGSRYGGKGVEKAVEAVLDEIAPQVIGLSADDQRLVDQALLDLDGTPDKSRLGANAILGVSLAVSKAAAESAGLPLFRYIGGPNAHILPVPMMNILNGGAHADTGVDVQEFMVAPIGAPSFKEALRWGAEVYHSLKSVLKNQGLATGLGDEGGFAPDVAGTKAALDLISSAIEATGLKLGSDVALALDVAATEFYTDGSGYAFEKETRTAEQMAEFYAGLLDAYPLVSIEDPLSEDDWDGWVALTAAIGDRIQLVGDDLFVTNPERLEDGIQRGAANALLVKVNQIGTLTETLDAVSLAHNSGYRTMMSHRSGETEDTTIADLAVAVGSGQIKTGAPARSERVAKYNQLLRIEETLGDAARYAGDLAFPRLEAK, encoded by the coding sequence GTGCCCATCATCGAGCAGGTTGGAGCCCGCGAAATCCTCGATTCCCGGGGCAATCCGACGGTCGAGGTCGAAGTCGCCCTGACCGACGGAACGTTCGCCCGGGCCGCGGTGCCCTCCGGCGCATCGACCGGCGAGCACGAGGCGGTCGAGCTGCGCGACGGCGGTTCACGCTACGGCGGCAAGGGTGTCGAGAAAGCCGTGGAGGCCGTCCTCGACGAGATCGCCCCGCAGGTCATCGGCCTGTCGGCCGACGATCAGCGCCTGGTCGACCAGGCCCTGCTGGACCTCGACGGCACCCCGGACAAGTCCCGTCTCGGCGCGAACGCCATTCTCGGTGTCTCGCTTGCCGTTTCGAAGGCAGCGGCCGAGTCGGCCGGTCTGCCGCTGTTCCGTTACATCGGTGGGCCCAACGCGCACATCCTGCCCGTCCCGATGATGAACATCCTCAACGGCGGTGCCCACGCCGACACCGGTGTGGATGTCCAGGAGTTCATGGTCGCCCCGATCGGCGCGCCGTCGTTCAAGGAGGCGCTGCGCTGGGGTGCCGAGGTGTACCACTCGCTGAAGTCGGTGCTCAAGAACCAGGGTCTGGCCACCGGCCTGGGCGACGAGGGCGGCTTCGCCCCTGATGTGGCGGGGACCAAGGCCGCACTGGACCTGATCTCGTCGGCCATCGAGGCCACGGGCCTCAAGCTGGGCAGCGACGTCGCTCTCGCCCTGGACGTGGCCGCCACCGAGTTCTACACCGACGGTTCGGGTTACGCGTTCGAGAAGGAGACCCGCACCGCCGAGCAGATGGCCGAGTTCTACGCAGGCCTGCTCGACGCCTATCCGTTGGTGTCGATCGAAGATCCGCTGTCCGAGGACGACTGGGACGGCTGGGTGGCGCTGACCGCCGCGATCGGTGACCGCATCCAGCTGGTCGGCGACGATCTTTTCGTCACCAACCCGGAGCGTCTGGAGGACGGCATCCAGCGCGGCGCGGCCAACGCCCTGCTGGTGAAGGTGAATCAGATCGGCACGCTGACCGAGACTCTGGACGCCGTCTCGCTGGCGCACAACAGCGGTTACCGCACGATGATGAGCCACCGCAGCGGCGAGACCGAGGACACCACCATCGCCGACCTGGCGGTCGCGGTGGGCAGCGGTCAGATCAAGACCGGTGCGCCGGCCCGCAGCGAGCGTGTCGCCAAGTACAACCAGTTGCTCCGCATCGAGGAAACCCTCGGTGACGCTGCGCGTTACGCCGGTGACCTGGCGTTCCCGCGGCTCGAAGCCAAGTAG
- the efeB gene encoding iron uptake transporter deferrochelatase/peroxidase subunit yields the protein MSSPSSDPTSGQSSASEVTPAQPSGISRRKLFGAAGVTAAVVGAASAGALAGRASAAASAPHGALSGPVPFRGERQAGIITEAQDRMHFCAFDITTDSREDVIALLKQWTQMAERMTQGEETEPDGAVGGNPYAPPSDTGEALGLPASQLTLTIGFGPGFFLKDGKDRFGIADKKPAELNPLPKFPNETMDPARSGGDICIQACANDPQVAVHAIRNLARVGFGTVAVRYSQLGFGRTSSTTRDQATPRNLFGFKDGTNNLKADETDLLNKHVWVADGDGPAWLTGGTYLLTRRIRMRIENWDRTTLLEQERVIGRQKGSGAPNGLRDEFEELDFDMTDAKGKPVIDMDAHVRLVSPQNLGGIEILRRGYNFTDGTDGFGHLDAGLFFIAFVRSPEKQFIPMLGEMSRKDALNEYITHTGTAVFACPPGIREGDTSAYWGSTLFS from the coding sequence GTGTCATCGCCCAGCAGTGATCCCACCTCCGGGCAGTCGTCCGCGTCAGAGGTGACCCCAGCGCAGCCGTCGGGCATATCGCGACGCAAACTGTTCGGCGCTGCCGGGGTCACCGCCGCGGTGGTCGGCGCGGCCAGTGCTGGTGCGCTGGCCGGCCGGGCCTCCGCCGCCGCCAGCGCCCCGCACGGGGCGTTGAGCGGGCCCGTTCCGTTCCGTGGGGAACGGCAAGCCGGCATCATCACCGAGGCGCAGGACCGGATGCACTTCTGCGCCTTCGACATCACCACCGACAGCCGCGAGGACGTCATCGCGCTGTTGAAGCAGTGGACGCAGATGGCCGAGCGCATGACACAGGGCGAGGAGACCGAACCCGACGGCGCGGTCGGCGGCAATCCCTACGCTCCGCCCTCCGACACCGGTGAGGCGCTGGGCCTGCCCGCCTCCCAGCTGACGCTGACCATCGGGTTCGGACCCGGCTTCTTCCTCAAAGACGGCAAGGACCGTTTCGGCATCGCCGACAAGAAACCCGCCGAACTCAACCCCCTGCCGAAGTTCCCCAACGAGACGATGGACCCGGCCCGATCCGGTGGCGACATCTGCATCCAGGCCTGCGCGAACGACCCGCAGGTCGCCGTCCACGCCATCCGCAACCTCGCCCGCGTCGGGTTCGGCACGGTCGCGGTGCGCTACTCGCAGCTCGGTTTCGGACGCACGTCGTCGACCACGCGCGATCAGGCGACACCGCGAAACCTGTTCGGGTTCAAAGACGGAACCAACAACCTCAAGGCCGACGAGACCGACCTGCTGAACAAGCACGTGTGGGTCGCCGACGGCGACGGGCCGGCATGGCTGACCGGCGGCACCTACCTGTTGACCCGCCGGATCCGCATGCGCATCGAGAACTGGGACCGCACCACGCTGCTGGAGCAGGAACGCGTGATCGGCCGGCAGAAGGGCAGCGGCGCGCCGAACGGCCTGCGAGACGAGTTCGAGGAACTCGACTTCGACATGACCGACGCCAAGGGCAAACCGGTGATCGACATGGACGCCCACGTCCGCCTGGTGTCACCGCAGAACCTCGGCGGCATCGAGATCCTGCGCCGCGGATACAACTTCACCGACGGCACCGACGGTTTCGGCCACCTCGACGCGGGCCTGTTCTTCATCGCATTCGTGCGCAGCCCGGAGAAACAGTTCATCCCGATGCTCGGCGAGATGTCCCGCAAGGATGCGCTCAACGAGTACATCACCCACACCGGAACGGCCGTCTTCGCGTGCCCGCCCGGCATCCGCGAGGGCGACACCTCGGCCTACTGGGGTTCGACGCTGTTCAGCTGA
- a CDS encoding DUF501 domain-containing protein: MVDPADLAVVARQLGREPRGVLEIAYRCPNGEPGVVKTAPRLPDGTPFPTLYYLTHPVLTAAASRLESSGMMREMSERLSEDPELAAAYRRAHESYLAERDAIEPLGTTFTGGGMPDRVKCLHVVIAHSLAKGPGVNPFGDEALAVLATEPAMAGILERDTWV; this comes from the coding sequence GTGGTTGACCCCGCCGACCTCGCGGTCGTCGCACGGCAGTTGGGCCGTGAGCCGCGAGGGGTCCTCGAAATCGCCTACCGGTGTCCCAACGGTGAACCGGGCGTGGTCAAGACCGCGCCACGTCTGCCCGACGGCACCCCGTTCCCGACGCTCTACTACCTGACGCATCCGGTGTTGACCGCGGCCGCGAGCCGGCTGGAGTCCTCGGGCATGATGCGCGAGATGTCCGAGCGGCTGAGCGAGGACCCGGAACTGGCCGCGGCGTACCGCCGGGCCCACGAGTCCTATCTCGCCGAGCGCGACGCCATCGAACCGCTGGGCACCACGTTCACCGGCGGCGGCATGCCGGATCGGGTCAAGTGCCTGCACGTGGTGATCGCGCATTCGTTGGCGAAAGGCCCGGGCGTCAACCCGTTCGGTGACGAGGCCCTGGCCGTGCTGGCCACCGAGCCCGCGATGGCGGGGATCCTGGAGCGCGACACATGGGTGTGA